One stretch of Oncorhynchus tshawytscha isolate Ot180627B linkage group LG21, Otsh_v2.0, whole genome shotgun sequence DNA includes these proteins:
- the LOC112220945 gene encoding kelch repeat and BTB domain-containing protein 13 codes for MEASRSQGLERAAEAQSESPKLGEGAQQAGSLRVRLEGSVLTVDRALLEQCSEYFRALFRSGMRESQEDELHLKGGVHARGFLIALAVSRGEKLSLQDPEELIEAVECAAFLQVASLSQHLCDIIDSDNCLLLYHAAAIFGLPNLFQCAALFLCDAYSDLKGEATNTLPEELVLYAESLSPASFVALGTHSPSMELLKDSFRTVCYLDEVEGEWRHLTDLPTHASTSMAGIAVLDNRLYVVGGIYGYGKGTVDGGFCYDPGTSTWSVLPGPQQPRADFTLLGYEGKLYAIGGEHQKITMSSAEAYDVATGEWAFVQSAPRPVAAVACAIARRRMFVCFWRPPDTTDIYEYIPAKDKWMLATTMIRPQSYGHCMVAHRDNLYVMRNGPSDDFLRCLMDRYNITTGQWTAIPGSYINTKGALFTAMVRGDSVFTVKHMLTLEYTITGDTWKPRRETKKGFPKSGSLWTCLLRLPKAGL; via the coding sequence ATGGAGGCCTCCAGAAGCCAGGGACTCGAAAGAGCTGCCGAAGCCCAAAGTGAGAGCCCCAAGCTGGGGGAGGGAGCGCAGCAGGCAGGCTCTCTGAGGGTAAGGTTGGAAGGGAGCGTTTTAACTGTGGACCGGGCTTTGCTGGAGCAGTGCAGCGAGTACTTCCGCGCCCTCTTCCGGTCTGGCATGAGGGAGAGCCAGGAGGATGAGCTGCATCTGAAAGGAGGAGTGCATGCACGGGGTTTCCTGATTGCTTTGGCAGTGTCCAGGGGCGAGAAACTTTCTCTACAGGACCCGGAAGAACTAATAGAGGCCGTGGAATGTGCTGCCTTTCTCCAGGTGGCGTCACTGTCCCAGCATCTCTGCGATATCATTGACTCTGACAACTGCCTCCTGCTCTACCACGCAGCGGCCATCTTTGGTCTACCCAACCTGTTCCAATGTGCTGCCCTGTTCCTCTGCGACGCCTATAGTGACCTGAAGGGTGAGGCAACAAACACTCTACCTGAGGAGTTGGTACTGTATGCAGAGTCTTTGTCGCCAGCATCTTTTGTCGCTTTGGGAACCCACTCACCCTCTATGGAGCTGCTGAAGGACTCCTTTAGGACCGTGTGTTACCTGGAcgaggtggagggagagtggaggcaCCTAACAGACCTCCCCACCCACGCCAGCACCTCCATGGCGGGCATCGCCGTCCTGGACAACCGGCTGTATGTGGTGGGGGGTATTTACGGCTATGGCAAAGGCACGGTGGACGGCGGCTTCTGCTACGACCCAGGGACGAGTACGTGGAGTGTGCTACCTGGACCCCAACAGCCCCGTGCCGACTTCACCCTTCTGGGGTACGAGGGGAAGTTGTACGCCATCGGCGGTGAGCACCAGAAAATAACCATGTCCTCCGCCGAGGCTTATGATGTAGCCACAGGAGAATGGGCGTTCGTGCAGTCCGCACCACGGCCTGTGGCAGCTGTGGCATGCGCCATCGCACGAAGGCggatgtttgtgtgtttctggAGGCCGCCAGACACCACGGATATCTACGAGTACATCCCGGCGAAGGACAAGTGGATGTTAGCCACCACGATGATAAGGCCGCAGAGCTACGGACACTGTATGGTGGCCCACAGGGACAATTTGTATGTGATGCGCAATGGGCCATCGGACGACTTCCTACGCTGCCTCATGGACCGTTACAACATCACCACGGGACAGTGGACCGCTATACCAGGAAGTTACATCAACACTAAGGGAGCACTGTTTACCGCCATGGTCAGGGGTGACTCTGTGTTCACGGTCAAACACATGCTAACTCTGGAGTATACCATTACTGGGGACACATGGAAACCCCGTAGGGAGACGAAGAAAGGCTTTCCCAAGAGTGGCTCACTATGGACATGCTTACTGAGGCTTCCCAAGGCTGGCCTGTAA